A genome region from Anaerolineae bacterium includes the following:
- the rpoC gene encoding DNA-directed RNA polymerase subunit beta', whose amino-acid sequence MEVNDFNRIRISLASPEEILSWSYGEVTKPETINYRTLRPERDGLFCERIFGPTRDFECYCGKYKRVRYRGVVCDKCGVEVTRKEVRRERMGHIKLAAPVAHIWYVKGVPSRLGLLLNISPRNLERILYFAQYIVYDVNEDLRNRTMQRLQKEAAAEIQALEQAAESRVEELRAEFDERMGTVNDEIEQSFARIEEELSTRADELMTETRSLQEWLEDRIGRSSPGQVRVASLDRDLVGEGETITREHLQHLTEWAEERLNTLQTEANNRREEIRRTLGARRDKAQFELDQESEAIRAEAQREADKIAARVQEEIEELKSIRERELISESRYYDLASRWGNIFSAGMGAEAIYEIVRKIDLDKLAEELRYELRTTHSKQRRQKAAKRLRVVEAFRKSGSRPEWMILTILPVIPPDLRPMVQLDGGRFATSDLNDLYRRVINRNNRLKRLLELGAPDVIVRNEKRMLQEAVDSLIDNGRRGRMVSRSGRRKLKSLSDMLKGKQGRFRRNLLGKRVDYSGRSVIVIGPELELHQCGLPKTMALELFKPFVMRRLVEREVAHNIKSAKRMVERMAPEVWDILAEVVKERPVLLNRAPTLHRLGIQAFEVVLIEGNAIQIHPLVCAAFNADFDGDQMAVHVPLSDRAVSEARHIMLSSVNLLKPASGEPVVGPTKDMVLGCHYLTTEKPGAKGEGKVFGSMEEVEMACTVGLVHPRARVKVRYQRPDGSVELLETTAGRVLFNMVLPEELRFVNRVMDKSALNELVGECFTRLGHKATAQMVDRMKELGFRYATRSGATIAVSDIVVPETKAAIIAEATDRVEELERLYRRGLITEMEQYQRTVAIWSKAKDDLTDAVQMQLSPTESLGAMTASGATKGGIGPISQLAGMRGLMGDPSGRIIPLPIRSSFREGLTALEYFLSTHGARKGQADTALRTADAGYLTRRLVDVAQDVIIEMEDCGTESGIWVDRESSERLGESFIERLTNRVAGAAVVDEQTGEIIVDRNELITEGIARQISMMGVDQVFVRSPLTCEARHGLCQLCYGGDLARGGMIAMGEAVGIIAAQSIGEPGTQLTLRTFHTGGVADREDITRGLPRVEELFEARIPKGEAIIADIDGVVDVYWEGEVRKLKITSSAVRSEEHVIPEGHELLISDGDHVPSGTAIARDSQDGGSAIVAEHAGEVFFEGDRALVRYEETIEQEYEIPASARLRVEKGQTVKAGEQLTEGSKNPRELLRVLGREAVQTYLLEEVQSVYRAQGVVIHDKHIELIVRKMLQKVRVRTTGDTDFLPGELVDRFRFEEVNSEVIEQGGEPATAQDVLLGITKGALSTDSFLAAASFQETTRVLADAAVRGAVDELRGLKESVIIGKLIPVGTGLAAKAGLPSGQDAALELAEPNLTAELEPGAAGEGEASPASKPDAAG is encoded by the coding sequence TTGGAAGTTAATGACTTCAACAGAATCAGGATCAGTCTGGCCTCGCCGGAGGAGATTCTCTCCTGGTCCTACGGAGAGGTGACCAAGCCTGAGACCATAAACTACCGGACGCTGCGCCCGGAGCGTGACGGCCTTTTCTGCGAGCGCATCTTCGGCCCTACGCGGGACTTCGAGTGCTACTGCGGCAAGTACAAGCGCGTCCGGTATCGGGGTGTGGTGTGCGACAAGTGCGGCGTCGAGGTGACACGCAAGGAAGTGCGCCGAGAGCGGATGGGTCATATCAAACTGGCCGCTCCGGTGGCCCACATCTGGTATGTCAAGGGCGTTCCCAGCAGGCTGGGGCTGCTGCTCAACATCTCGCCTCGCAACCTGGAGCGCATTCTCTACTTCGCTCAGTACATCGTCTATGACGTGAATGAGGACCTGCGCAATCGCACCATGCAGAGGCTTCAGAAGGAGGCAGCGGCCGAGATCCAGGCCTTGGAGCAGGCAGCGGAGAGCCGCGTCGAGGAGCTGAGAGCCGAGTTCGACGAGCGCATGGGCACAGTGAACGACGAGATCGAGCAGAGCTTCGCCCGCATCGAAGAGGAGCTGTCCACCCGGGCGGACGAGCTCATGACCGAGACTCGCTCACTACAGGAATGGCTGGAGGACCGGATCGGACGGTCTTCCCCAGGGCAGGTGCGCGTCGCCAGTCTGGACCGCGACTTGGTTGGCGAAGGGGAGACCATCACCCGAGAACACCTGCAGCACCTGACCGAATGGGCCGAGGAGCGGCTGAACACGCTGCAGACCGAGGCCAACAACCGGCGGGAGGAGATCCGGCGGACACTTGGAGCCCGCCGCGACAAGGCTCAGTTCGAGCTGGATCAGGAGAGCGAGGCCATCCGAGCGGAAGCGCAGCGGGAGGCGGACAAGATCGCCGCCCGGGTGCAAGAGGAGATCGAGGAGCTCAAGTCCATCCGCGAGCGCGAGCTCATCTCCGAGAGTCGCTACTACGACCTGGCGAGCAGGTGGGGCAACATCTTCTCCGCCGGCATGGGGGCCGAGGCAATCTATGAGATCGTTCGCAAGATAGATCTAGATAAGCTGGCCGAGGAACTGCGATATGAGTTGCGCACCACGCACTCCAAGCAGCGAAGGCAGAAGGCGGCCAAGCGCCTGCGGGTGGTGGAGGCCTTCCGCAAGTCGGGTAGTCGCCCCGAGTGGATGATCCTGACCATCCTGCCCGTGATCCCTCCTGACCTGCGGCCCATGGTGCAGCTGGATGGCGGCCGGTTCGCTACCAGTGACCTGAACGACCTCTATCGTCGAGTTATCAACCGCAACAACCGACTGAAGAGGCTTCTGGAGCTGGGAGCGCCCGACGTGATCGTCCGCAATGAGAAGCGCATGCTTCAGGAAGCGGTGGACTCGCTGATAGACAATGGTCGGCGGGGCCGTATGGTCTCACGCTCGGGGCGCCGGAAGCTCAAGTCGCTTTCGGATATGCTGAAGGGCAAGCAAGGTCGCTTCCGCCGGAACCTGCTGGGCAAGCGAGTGGATTACTCCGGTCGCTCGGTGATCGTGATCGGGCCAGAGCTCGAGCTGCACCAATGCGGCCTGCCCAAGACGATGGCGCTAGAGCTGTTCAAGCCCTTCGTCATGCGCCGGTTGGTGGAGAGAGAAGTAGCGCACAACATCAAGAGTGCCAAGCGCATGGTGGAGCGGATGGCACCCGAAGTGTGGGACATCCTGGCCGAAGTGGTGAAGGAGCGTCCGGTTCTGCTGAATCGTGCGCCGACGTTGCACCGGCTGGGCATACAGGCTTTCGAAGTGGTGCTCATCGAGGGTAATGCCATCCAGATACATCCTCTGGTGTGTGCTGCCTTCAACGCAGACTTCGACGGGGACCAGATGGCGGTGCACGTGCCGCTGTCGGATCGGGCGGTTAGCGAGGCGCGCCACATCATGCTCTCGTCCGTCAACCTGCTTAAGCCCGCTAGCGGCGAGCCGGTGGTGGGCCCCACCAAGGACATGGTACTTGGTTGCCATTACCTCACCACGGAGAAGCCGGGCGCCAAAGGCGAGGGAAAGGTCTTCGGCAGCATGGAAGAGGTGGAGATGGCCTGCACCGTGGGCCTGGTGCACCCCAGGGCCCGGGTGAAGGTGCGGTACCAGCGTCCGGATGGCTCCGTCGAGTTGCTGGAGACCACGGCCGGTCGGGTGCTGTTCAACATGGTTCTTCCGGAGGAGTTGCGCTTCGTCAACCGGGTCATGGACAAGTCGGCCCTTAACGAACTGGTCGGCGAGTGCTTCACCCGACTAGGCCACAAGGCTACTGCCCAGATGGTGGACCGGATGAAGGAGCTGGGCTTCCGCTACGCGACCCGGTCGGGTGCCACTATCGCGGTGAGTGACATAGTGGTCCCCGAGACGAAGGCGGCCATCATCGCTGAGGCGACCGATCGAGTGGAGGAACTGGAGCGGCTCTATCGCCGGGGCCTCATCACCGAGATGGAGCAGTATCAGCGCACGGTGGCCATCTGGAGCAAGGCTAAGGATGACCTGACCGACGCGGTACAGATGCAGTTGAGCCCTACGGAGTCGCTGGGAGCTATGACGGCGTCCGGCGCTACCAAGGGTGGTATTGGACCGATCTCGCAGTTGGCTGGCATGCGGGGCCTGATGGGTGACCCCTCTGGCCGCATTATCCCGCTGCCCATTCGATCGAGCTTCCGCGAAGGTCTGACGGCGCTGGAGTACTTCTTGTCCACTCACGGGGCCCGCAAGGGGCAGGCTGACACCGCCCTGCGTACCGCAGACGCGGGCTACCTGACCAGGCGTCTGGTGGACGTGGCTCAGGACGTCATCATTGAGATGGAGGACTGCGGCACCGAGAGCGGGATCTGGGTGGACCGCGAGTCGTCGGAGCGGCTCGGGGAAAGCTTCATCGAGCGGCTCACCAACCGAGTGGCTGGAGCTGCCGTCGTTGACGAGCAGACGGGCGAGATCATCGTGGACCGCAACGAGCTCATCACCGAGGGGATCGCGCGCCAGATCTCCATGATGGGCGTGGACCAGGTGTTCGTTCGCTCTCCGCTCACTTGCGAGGCCCGGCATGGGCTATGCCAGCTATGCTACGGTGGGGATCTGGCCCGGGGTGGGATGATCGCCATGGGCGAGGCGGTGGGGATCATCGCGGCTCAGAGCATCGGTGAGCCCGGCACGCAGCTCACCCTGCGGACCTTCCACACTGGTGGCGTAGCGGACCGGGAGGACATCACCCGTGGCCTGCCCCGGGTGGAGGAGTTGTTCGAGGCCCGCATACCTAAGGGCGAAGCCATCATCGCCGACATTGACGGCGTGGTGGACGTCTACTGGGAAGGTGAGGTACGCAAGCTGAAGATAACCTCCTCAGCGGTGCGGAGCGAGGAGCACGTGATCCCGGAGGGCCACGAGTTGCTGATCAGCGACGGCGATCACGTGCCCAGCGGCACGGCCATCGCGCGGGACAGCCAGGACGGTGGCAGCGCCATCGTGGCCGAGCATGCAGGCGAAGTGTTCTTCGAAGGGGACCGGGCGCTGGTCCGGTATGAGGAGACCATCGAGCAGGAGTACGAGATACCGGCCTCCGCTCGGCTCCGAGTGGAAAAGGGGCAGACGGTCAAGGCCGGCGAGCAGCTCACTGAAGGCTCCAAGAACCCGCGAGAGTTACTGCGGGTGCTGGGGCGTGAGGCGGTGCAGACCTACCTGCTGGAGGAGGTCCAATCGGTGTACCGCGCCCAGGGCGTGGTCATCCACGACAAGCACATTGAGCTCATCGTGCGCAAGATGCTGCAGAAGGTGCGCGTGCGCACCACCGGTGATACGGACTTCTTGCCGGGCGAGCTGGTGGACCGATTCCGGTTCGAGGAAGTGAACAGCGAGGTCATCGAGCAGGGCGGGGAGCCGGCCACGGCCCAGGACGTGCTGCTCGGGATCACGAAGGGTGCTCTGAGCACGGACAGTTTCCTGGCGGCAGCCTCATTCCAGGAGACCACTCGGGTTCTGGCAGATGCGGCCGTGCGCGGGGCCGTGGACGAGCTCCGCGGCCTGAAGGAGAGCGTCATCATCGGCAAGCTCATCCCGGTGGGCACGGGGCTAGCCGCCAAGGCTGGGCTGCCCAGCGGCCAGGACGCGGCGCTGGAGTTGGCTGAGCCTAACTTGACGGCTGAGCTGGAGCCCGGTGCGGCGGGTGAGGGGGAGGCCTCGCCTGCGTCGAAGCCGGACGCGGCCGGATAG
- a CDS encoding cytidylate kinase-like family protein: MAVVTISRETGSEGDAIGEEVARELGVRYVGREIIEEAARQGGLPQEVLDAKEREAAQERTFSSSDMVGLVRRSQAGRRQQLADSLYLEYVSQAIRELASQPCVIAGRGSQFVLQDRPDALHVHIYAPEAVRVARVMQSQQVSREAAQRVVRSGDAERAGYIKRYYNNANWRNPDYYNLMVDTGRIAPAVAVQIILAAARSLDSA, from the coding sequence ATGGCCGTGGTGACCATTTCCCGAGAGACCGGTAGCGAGGGCGATGCCATTGGTGAGGAGGTAGCGCGGGAGCTGGGAGTCAGGTACGTCGGCAGGGAGATCATCGAGGAAGCTGCCCGGCAGGGCGGGCTGCCACAGGAAGTGCTTGATGCCAAGGAGAGGGAGGCGGCTCAGGAGAGGACCTTCTCCTCGAGCGACATGGTAGGGCTGGTGCGGCGTAGCCAAGCGGGGAGGCGACAGCAATTGGCGGACTCCCTCTACTTGGAGTATGTGAGCCAGGCGATCCGGGAGCTGGCGAGCCAGCCTTGCGTGATCGCTGGCCGAGGCTCTCAATTTGTGCTCCAGGACCGCCCGGACGCGCTGCATGTGCACATCTACGCCCCGGAGGCAGTGCGCGTTGCCCGAGTGATGCAGAGCCAGCAAGTCTCCAGGGAGGCCGCTCAACGTGTCGTGCGCTCAGGAGACGCGGAACGGGCCGGGTACATCAAGCGCTACTACAACAACGCTAATTGGCGGAATCCCGATTACTACAACCTGATGGTGGATACTGGAAGGATCGCGCCCGCGGTAGCGGTTCAGATCATCTTGGCCGCGGCTAGATCGCTCGACTCAGCCTGA
- a CDS encoding zinc ribbon domain-containing protein, with product MPLYEYACQTCGARFERVCSAARADEPAACQSCGGTEVRRLLSRFAAFSKGSAGSHAVGGGCGSCAGGNCATCRTS from the coding sequence ATGCCTCTGTATGAGTATGCTTGCCAGACGTGCGGCGCCCGGTTCGAGCGCGTCTGCAGCGCTGCCCGGGCGGATGAGCCGGCAGCGTGTCAGAGCTGTGGCGGGACCGAGGTCCGACGGCTCTTGTCACGCTTCGCGGCCTTCAGCAAAGGTTCTGCAGGGAGCCACGCCGTCGGGGGCGGGTGTGGGTCCTGTGCCGGGGGCAATTGCGCCACCTGTAGAACCAGCTGA
- a CDS encoding DNA-directed RNA polymerase subunit beta, with the protein MFDSRNGNRKSYSKIHEALALPPLIEVQRESFDWLAREGLRDLFDEVSPIVSFNKQLELHFGDYRFGEPTYDEAQCRERDMTYAAPLWVRTRLVNRETGEISEQEVFMGDFPLMTENGTFIVNGAERVVVSQLIRSPGCYFTIEEDRTTGRNLCMAKLIPDRGAWLEFETSRRDILSVKVDRKRKLPVTLLLRALGVVEDGLLDSPIKEGTDEELLALFEDANVSEEHDYVVATIERDPTKSASEAVMEFYRRLRPGDPVTADNARSFLQGLLFDPRRYDLSRVGRYMLNRRLRPSSSEARRTLIKDDLVAIVRRMIQLNNGDGQADDIDHLGNRRVKTVGELIQNHLRIGLLRMERVVRERMSIRDPERLTPVSLVNIRPVVAAMREFFGGSQLSQFMDQTNPLAELNNKRRLSALGPGGLHRDRAGFDVRDVHHSHYGRICPIETPEGPNIGLIGSLATFGRVNEYGFVETPYRKVVNRVANSLDLMVGEILREDVVHEGETIARAGQEIDEDLALRLAQLPREEFLIRPRVTDQIEYLSADDEEKYVIAQANAPLDEHGRFVEDRVDTRQGANYAMQPIERVAYMDVSPKQVVGVSAALIPFLEHDDANRALMGSNMQRQAVPLLQPDAPLVGTGVETRAAQDSGQVLLAQEDGEVISVTGERIVVLSGSGQEIEYPLRRFRRSNQSTCIDQRPIVEKGQRVSRGQPLADSSSTCRGELALGQNVLVAFISWEGGNYEDAILISEELVRQDKYTSIHIEKHEIEARDTKLGPEEITRDIPNVGEEALKDLDEEGIVRIGAEVGPGDILVGKITPKGETELTPEEKLLRAIFGEKAREVKDSSLRLPHGEKGKVVDVKVFTREEHRDLPAGVDKMVRVSVAQRRKLTEGDKMSGRHGNKGVVSRIVPIADMPFLEDGTAVQIILNPLGVPGRMNIGQIMETHLGWAANRLGFQAITPVFDGASEREIAAELARAYLVDRAWRDVGEPAWEWARAQGYAESDFEDDSEVRQVYAAANYHGYDWERILRDPAYSRDAILREWLRARGYEPDSVLISSEETDQARRAAADELARTICWRTWIEERGYDAADIPDDQLEERAREVQAETGWPVPTTGKMRLYDGKTGEPFDQPVTVGYINMMKLVHLVEDKVHARSTGPYSLVTQQPLGGKAQFGGQRFGEMEVWALEAYGAAYTLQEMLTIKSDDVTGRVKTYEAIVKGEPIEPPGVPESFRVLVKEMQSLGLSIQVFDEKGQTIEFGKEQPEERVPRLPGGLTGLPGLMRGG; encoded by the coding sequence ATGTTTGACTCTCGCAACGGCAATCGCAAGTCCTACAGCAAGATCCACGAAGCCCTGGCGCTTCCTCCTTTGATTGAGGTGCAGAGGGAGTCGTTCGACTGGCTGGCTAGGGAAGGGCTGCGAGATCTGTTTGATGAGGTCTCTCCCATAGTAAGCTTCAATAAGCAACTTGAGCTGCATTTCGGTGACTATCGCTTCGGCGAGCCGACCTACGATGAAGCCCAGTGTCGCGAGCGAGACATGACCTATGCGGCCCCGCTCTGGGTGCGGACCCGGTTGGTGAACCGGGAGACGGGTGAGATCTCGGAACAGGAAGTCTTCATGGGCGACTTCCCGCTCATGACCGAGAACGGCACCTTCATCGTCAACGGTGCCGAGCGGGTGGTGGTATCTCAGCTAATTCGCTCTCCGGGGTGCTACTTCACCATAGAGGAGGATCGCACCACGGGCCGCAACCTGTGCATGGCCAAGCTAATCCCTGACCGGGGGGCCTGGCTGGAGTTTGAGACCAGTCGCCGTGACATCCTTTCGGTCAAGGTGGACCGAAAGCGCAAGCTCCCGGTAACCCTGCTCCTGCGGGCCTTGGGCGTGGTGGAAGACGGTCTGCTGGATAGCCCGATCAAGGAAGGCACGGACGAGGAGCTTCTGGCTCTCTTCGAGGATGCCAACGTGTCGGAGGAGCACGACTACGTCGTAGCTACCATCGAGCGCGATCCCACTAAGTCGGCCTCCGAAGCGGTGATGGAGTTCTACCGTCGTCTGCGCCCGGGTGACCCGGTTACGGCGGACAACGCGCGCAGCTTTCTGCAGGGCCTGCTGTTCGACCCGCGGCGCTACGATCTGAGCCGAGTGGGCCGCTATATGCTCAACCGACGCCTCCGGCCGAGCAGCTCTGAGGCTCGTCGCACGTTGATCAAGGACGACTTGGTGGCCATCGTGCGCCGCATGATCCAGCTCAATAACGGAGACGGCCAGGCGGACGACATAGACCATTTGGGCAATCGCCGGGTGAAGACAGTAGGGGAGCTGATCCAGAACCACCTCCGCATCGGGCTGCTGCGCATGGAGCGCGTCGTCCGGGAGCGAATGAGCATTCGCGACCCCGAGCGACTGACGCCGGTGTCGCTGGTCAATATCCGGCCTGTCGTAGCCGCCATGCGCGAGTTCTTCGGGGGCAGCCAGCTCTCCCAGTTCATGGACCAGACCAACCCCCTGGCGGAGCTCAACAACAAGCGCCGGTTGTCGGCATTGGGGCCGGGCGGGCTGCACCGTGATCGGGCCGGGTTCGACGTCCGCGACGTGCATCACAGCCACTACGGTCGCATCTGTCCCATCGAGACCCCCGAGGGCCCGAACATTGGGCTCATCGGGTCATTGGCAACTTTCGGGCGGGTGAACGAGTACGGGTTCGTGGAGACTCCGTACCGCAAGGTCGTGAACCGCGTCGCCAACTCGCTCGACCTGATGGTGGGCGAGATCCTACGGGAGGACGTCGTTCACGAAGGCGAGACCATTGCCCGGGCTGGGCAGGAGATAGACGAGGACTTGGCGCTCCGTCTGGCGCAGCTGCCGCGGGAGGAGTTCCTCATCCGGCCACGGGTGACCGATCAGATAGAGTACTTGAGCGCCGACGATGAGGAGAAGTACGTCATCGCCCAGGCGAACGCTCCCCTGGATGAGCATGGGCGGTTCGTGGAAGACCGCGTGGACACTCGTCAGGGTGCCAACTATGCCATGCAGCCCATAGAGCGGGTGGCGTACATGGACGTATCCCCCAAGCAGGTGGTGGGGGTATCGGCGGCACTGATCCCGTTTCTAGAGCACGATGACGCCAACCGCGCCCTAATGGGCTCTAACATGCAGCGCCAGGCAGTGCCGCTTCTGCAGCCTGACGCGCCCCTGGTAGGCACAGGTGTGGAGACGCGCGCGGCCCAGGACTCGGGGCAGGTACTGCTGGCCCAGGAGGACGGAGAGGTAATCTCGGTCACTGGCGAGCGGATAGTAGTCCTGTCGGGTTCGGGCCAGGAGATCGAGTACCCGCTGCGCCGGTTCCGCCGCAGTAACCAGAGCACCTGCATCGACCAGCGCCCCATTGTGGAGAAGGGCCAGCGAGTCTCTCGTGGCCAGCCTCTCGCTGACAGCTCCTCCACCTGCAGGGGCGAACTGGCTCTGGGGCAGAACGTGCTGGTGGCCTTCATCTCGTGGGAGGGCGGCAACTACGAGGACGCCATACTGATCTCGGAGGAGCTCGTACGCCAGGATAAGTACACCTCCATCCACATAGAGAAGCACGAGATCGAAGCGCGAGACACGAAGCTCGGGCCGGAGGAGATCACTCGCGACATCCCCAACGTGGGCGAGGAAGCCCTGAAGGACCTGGACGAAGAGGGCATTGTGCGCATCGGCGCCGAAGTGGGCCCGGGCGACATCCTCGTGGGCAAGATCACCCCTAAGGGCGAGACGGAGCTGACCCCGGAGGAGAAGCTTCTGCGCGCCATCTTCGGCGAGAAGGCGCGAGAGGTGAAGGACTCTTCCCTCAGGCTGCCCCACGGCGAGAAGGGGAAGGTAGTGGACGTCAAGGTCTTCACCCGCGAGGAGCACCGTGACCTCCCCGCAGGGGTGGACAAGATGGTGCGGGTGAGCGTGGCCCAGCGGCGGAAGCTCACCGAGGGCGACAAGATGTCCGGTCGTCACGGTAACAAGGGAGTGGTATCGCGCATCGTGCCCATCGCGGACATGCCGTTTCTCGAGGACGGGACGGCCGTTCAGATCATCCTGAATCCCCTGGGCGTACCCGGGCGCATGAACATTGGGCAGATCATGGAGACGCACCTGGGCTGGGCTGCGAACCGCCTGGGCTTCCAGGCCATCACCCCGGTATTCGACGGGGCGAGCGAACGCGAGATAGCGGCCGAGCTGGCTCGCGCTTACCTGGTTGACCGGGCCTGGCGCGATGTGGGTGAGCCAGCCTGGGAATGGGCCCGGGCGCAGGGCTACGCCGAAAGCGATTTCGAAGACGATAGTGAGGTACGCCAGGTCTATGCCGCGGCCAACTACCACGGTTACGACTGGGAGCGGATCCTGCGCGACCCGGCCTACAGTCGTGACGCCATCCTGAGGGAGTGGTTGCGGGCCAGGGGATACGAGCCGGATTCGGTGCTCATCAGCTCGGAAGAGACAGATCAGGCCCGTCGGGCCGCGGCCGACGAGCTGGCCCGCACGATCTGCTGGCGAACATGGATCGAGGAACGCGGGTACGATGCGGCAGACATCCCCGACGACCAGCTGGAGGAGCGGGCGCGCGAGGTGCAGGCGGAGACGGGGTGGCCGGTGCCTACTACGGGCAAGATGAGGCTCTATGACGGCAAGACTGGTGAGCCCTTCGACCAGCCGGTGACCGTGGGCTACATCAACATGATGAAGCTGGTGCACTTGGTGGAGGACAAGGTGCATGCCCGTTCGACGGGGCCCTACTCGCTAGTGACCCAGCAGCCCCTCGGGGGCAAGGCCCAATTCGGTGGGCAGCGATTCGGAGAGATGGAGGTCTGGGCCCTGGAGGCTTACGGCGCGGCCTACACCTTACAGGAGATGCTGACCATCAAGTCCGATGACGTGACCGGCCGCGTCAAGACTTACGAGGCCATCGTGAAGGGCGAGCCCATCGAGCCGCCGGGAGTGCCGGAGTCGTTTCGAGTGCTGGTGAAGGAGATGCAGAGTCTGGGGCTGTCCATCCAGGTGTTCGACGAGAAGGGGCAGACCATCGAGTTCGGCAAGGAGCAGCCGGAAGAACGCGTGCCGCGTCTGCCGGGTGGCCTCACCGGGCTGCCGGGGCTAATGAGGGGAGGATAG